One genomic segment of Cololabis saira isolate AMF1-May2022 chromosome 22, fColSai1.1, whole genome shotgun sequence includes these proteins:
- the psme1 gene encoding proteasome activator complex subunit 1 — MASMDIRMESRKQVDDFCQKLSKEAEELVSKFFPQKIEGLQMLLKSSFTCDDLASLKAPLDIPIPDPAKEEAKRKKKEEKQAKEGKKDKDKDNDSDKEDQDSGPPCGPIGSNERVESLLQEVKPEIQMLKEKLNTVSMWVQLQIPKIEDGNNFGVAVQEKVFELLTNTRTKIEAFQTQISKYYSERGDAVAKASKQAHVGDYRQLVHELDQYQYCELRLVVLDIRNTYAVLFDIINKNYDKIKKPRGDGKALIY; from the exons ATGGCTTCAATGGATATTCGCATGGAATCGAGGAAGCAG GTGGATGACTTCTGCCAAAAGCTCTCAAAGGAG GCAGAAGAGCTGGTTTCTAAGTTTTTCCCTCAGAAGATCGAAGGACTGCAGATGCTGCTGAAG TCGTCCTTCACCTGTGATGACCTGGCGTCTCTGAAGGCCCCGCTGGACATCCCCATCCCAGATCCAGCTAAAGAGGAGGCCAAGCGcaagaagaaggaggag AAGCAGGCcaaggagggaaagaaggacAAGGACAAGGACAACGACAGTGACAAAGAGGATCAAGATTCAG GGCCTCCCTGCGGTCCCATCGGCAGCAACGAGCGGGTGGAGAGTCTCCTGCAGGAGGTCAAACCTGAGATCCAGATGCTGAAGGAGAAGCTGAACACG GTGTCGATGTGGGTGCAGCTCCAGATTCCTAAGATTGAAGATGGCAACAACTTTGGAGTAGCTGTACAG GAGAAAGTGTTTGAGCTGCTGACCAACACGCGTACCAAGATCGAAGCGTTCCAGACTCAGATTTCAAA ATATTACAGCGAGAGAGGGGATGCTGTGGCCAAGGCCTCCAAACAAGCCCATGTG GGAGACTACAGACAGCTGGTGCATGAACTGGACCAGTATCAGTACTGCGAGCTCCGCCTCGTGGTCTTGGACATCCGCAACACATAT GCCGTGCTGTTCGACATCATTAACAAGAACTACGACAAGATTAAGAAGCCCAGAGGAGACGGGAAAGCTCTCATCTACTGA